The Streptomyces sp. DH-12 genome has a window encoding:
- the pyk gene encoding pyruvate kinase has protein sequence MRRSKIVCTLGPAVDSHEQLVALIEAGMNVARFNFSHGSHAEHQGRYDRVRAAAKETGRAIGVLADLQGPKIRLETFAEGPVELVRGDEFTITTEDVPGDRTICGTTYKGLPGDVSRGDQILINDGNVELKVVDVEGARVKTIVIEGGVISDHKGINLPGTAVNVPALSEKDVEDLRFALRMGCDLVALSFVRDAKDVADVHRVMDEEGRRVPVIAKVEKPQAVENMEDVVMAFDGVMVARGDLAVEYPLEKVPMVQKRLIELCRRNAKPVIVATQMMESMITNSRPTRAEASDVANAILDGADAVMLSAESSVGAYPIETVRTMSKIVQAAEQELLSKGLQPLVPGKKPRTQGGSVARAACEIADFLGGKGLVAFTQSGDTARRLCRYRVAQPILAFTTDESTRNQLALSWGVEPYVVPFVNSTDEMVALVEQELVRLSRFNEGDIVVITAGSPPGVPGTTNMVRVHHLGEATA, from the coding sequence GCATGAACGTGGCCCGCTTCAACTTCAGCCACGGCTCGCACGCCGAGCACCAGGGCCGGTACGACCGGGTCCGGGCCGCCGCCAAGGAGACCGGCCGGGCCATCGGCGTCCTCGCCGACCTCCAGGGCCCGAAGATCCGCCTGGAGACCTTCGCCGAGGGCCCCGTCGAGCTGGTGCGCGGTGACGAGTTCACCATCACCACCGAGGACGTCCCCGGTGACAGGACGATCTGCGGGACCACCTACAAGGGCCTTCCGGGCGACGTCTCCCGCGGCGACCAGATCCTCATCAACGACGGCAACGTCGAGCTGAAGGTGGTCGACGTCGAGGGCGCCCGGGTGAAGACGATCGTCATCGAGGGCGGCGTCATCTCCGACCACAAGGGCATCAACCTGCCCGGCACGGCCGTGAACGTGCCGGCGCTGTCCGAGAAGGACGTCGAGGACCTGCGGTTCGCCCTGCGGATGGGCTGCGACCTGGTCGCCCTGTCCTTCGTCCGGGACGCCAAGGACGTCGCCGACGTCCACCGCGTGATGGACGAGGAGGGCCGCCGCGTCCCCGTCATCGCCAAGGTGGAGAAGCCGCAGGCGGTGGAGAACATGGAGGACGTCGTGATGGCGTTCGACGGCGTGATGGTCGCGCGCGGCGACCTGGCCGTCGAGTACCCGCTCGAGAAGGTCCCCATGGTGCAGAAGCGCCTGATCGAGCTGTGCCGGCGCAACGCCAAGCCGGTGATCGTGGCGACCCAGATGATGGAGTCGATGATCACCAACTCCCGTCCGACCCGCGCCGAGGCCTCCGACGTGGCCAACGCGATCCTGGACGGCGCGGACGCGGTCATGCTGTCCGCCGAGTCGAGCGTGGGCGCGTACCCGATCGAGACCGTGCGGACGATGTCGAAGATCGTCCAGGCGGCCGAGCAGGAGCTGCTGTCCAAGGGCCTGCAGCCGCTGGTGCCGGGCAAGAAGCCGCGCACGCAGGGCGGTTCGGTGGCCCGCGCGGCCTGCGAGATCGCCGACTTCCTCGGCGGCAAGGGCCTGGTGGCCTTCACCCAGTCCGGCGACACGGCCCGCCGGCTGTGCCGTTACCGCGTCGCGCAGCCGATCCTGGCGTTCACCACGGACGAGTCGACCCGCAACCAGCTCGCGCTGAGCTGGGGCGTAGAGCCGTACGTGGTGCCGTTCGTCAACAGCACCGACGAGATGGTCGCGCTGGTGGAGCAGGAGCTGGTCCGGCTCAGCCGGTTCAACGAGGGCGACATCGTGGTGATCACCGCCGGCTCCCCGCCCGGCGTCCCCGGCACCACCAACATGGTGCGCGTCCACCACCTCGGCGAGGCGACCGCCTGA
- a CDS encoding DUF6114 domain-containing protein: MSAETSAASGQFTRRRLQFRAWRGSRPFWAGLFVLFAGFPIMYFPYANLQIGHLTLAMSTTAGAGSLIIGALLVVLGVSLWVQQHIRVFAGVAAILLGLVSLPVSNFGGFLIGFLFALIGGAMAVSWAPGVPPEPQAAGAGEDGGAAPEADAEPGGTLPEPRDGADEPNDLSGTSPANGANGRHSAG; encoded by the coding sequence ATGAGCGCCGAGACATCTGCCGCCTCCGGCCAGTTCACCCGCCGGAGGCTGCAGTTCCGGGCCTGGCGGGGATCGCGACCGTTCTGGGCGGGCCTGTTCGTCCTGTTCGCAGGCTTTCCGATCATGTACTTCCCGTACGCGAACCTCCAGATCGGTCATCTGACGCTGGCCATGTCCACGACTGCGGGTGCCGGCTCCCTGATCATCGGGGCGCTGTTGGTCGTCCTGGGCGTCAGCCTGTGGGTCCAGCAGCACATCCGCGTCTTCGCCGGCGTCGCGGCCATCCTGCTGGGACTGGTCTCCCTCCCGGTGTCCAACTTCGGCGGCTTCCTCATCGGTTTCCTCTTCGCCCTCATAGGCGGAGCGATGGCCGTGTCGTGGGCGCCGGGCGTTCCGCCCGAGCCGCAGGCGGCTGGGGCGGGTGAGGACGGGGGCGCGGCCCCGGAGGCGGACGCGGAGCCCGGCGGCACGCTCCCCGAACCGCGGGACGGGGCGGACGAACCGAACGATCTGTCAGGAACGAGCCCGGCGAACGGGGCGAACGGGAGGCACAGTGCCGGCTGA